TGGTGGAGGGTTTAGCTCAGGGGGGTTCAGCGGTGGCTCCTTTAGCCGTGGGAGCTCTGGGGGAGGTTGCTTTGGGGGCTCATCAGGTGGCTATGGAGGTCTGGGAGGAGGCAGCTTTGGTGGGGGCTATGGAGGAGGCAGCTTTGGTGGGGGCTATGGCGGTGGCAGCTTTGGGGGTGGCAGCTTTGGTGGAGGCAGCTATGGTGGGGGCAGCTTCGGTGGCGGCAACTTCGGCGGAGGCGGCTACGGAGGAGGCTTTGGTGGTGGATATGGAGGAGATGGTGGCGGCCTTCTCTCCGGAAATGAAAAAGTGACCATGCAGAACCTGAATGACCGTCTGGCTTCCTACATGGACAAGGTCAGGGCTCTGGAAGAGTCAAACTACGAGCTGGAAGGTAAAATCAAAGAATGGTATGAAAAACACGGCAACTCAAGCCAGCGTGAGCCCCGGGACTACAGCAAATACTACCAAACCATTGAAGACCTTAAGAACCAGGTAAGGGGCATTTAAAATCCCAGCTTCAAATCATGTCTACCCATGTAATGTGGACAGGTGAATCTAAGTTAAGCATAGCACAGCTGATCACTGtgcctgtttgtttttccatgtctAGTGGAACCAAGTCTCATCAAAGATATTTATGAAGGCAGGGCATGTCTTTTTCATCCAGCATGTGTGTTGCCTGTCTTCCAGGAGGACAGATGACTGAGAACCTTTTAGGTTTTAACAAACATAATGAGTTCACAGTAAAAATATGCTAGATCATGTACAAATGTAGGaactaaaagaattttaaatggggatagatagattgatagatctCAATCATTAAGGCTGATAACAAGTAAGCCATACCCAGCACCAACATTTGCAGGAGACCCAAGTTTCTAATAGAGAAATGATATACTCCCTGTCTCTAGGGAGTCTGTTAACCACATCTGGAGATTCAAGGTAGATGCACTTAGAAATATTTACaacaaattaaacaaatacagatgTGAGTTGCTCAAAAGTTGGCGGCAATACAAGAAAATCATAAACTCTATAATAAAGAGTCCTCATTGCAGGAATATACCCATATAGTCCCAGCCAGTGTTCAGAAAGGAATCATGGCTATAAAAGTACTGAAAATAATATTGTATGGGCAAGTTTGTACTATTCTATGCTTAACCTAACCTCCCTTCAAAATTCTGGAAGAGAActatataaaaatgcaaaatgccTATGCTAACCTAAAAGTCATCAACCCATCTCTTGTCTCTCCCTGCAGATCCTCACCCTGACTACTGAAAATGCCAATGTCCTGCTGCAGATCGACAATGCCAGGCTGGCAGCTGACGACTTCAGGCTGAAGTAAGTTGAGTGGATGTGGTACAAAGAAAGCAGGTGTTTCCAACAATGACTTTGGAGGCCCACAATAGCATTTCTATTTTCCTGAACTCATCCAGAGCAAAATAGCTCTGAGCTGTTTAAGTTTTGACTGTAACATCTTTGGGGTAACTTTTAAAGGAAGATGTGTCTTAAAGTAACAGTTAACTCTTTGTATCAAACTATTGCTATTCCTACATGAATTAGTGTATTACAAATGATGCCGGGATATGAAATCAAATCTGTATTTATAGTCAAGTCTTCGTCCAGGTATTCCTCCATTGATCTGTATAGCCAGGgtttgtatcctgcttgtttCAGATATGAGAATGAAGTAGCCCTGCGCCAGAGCGTGGAAGCCGACATCAACGGCCTCCGCAGGGTCCTGGATGAGCTGACCCTTAGCAAGGCTGACCTAGAGATGCAGATTGAGAGTGTGACTGAAGAGCTGGCTTACCTGAAGAAGAACCATGAAGAGGTGACATAAAATTACATTTCTCtcttaaaagggggggggggtgtcatctTGGTCATGGCGCACTCATTAAATCTAACTATTCCTcaaacaggaaatgagagaccTTCAAAACGTGACCACTGGTGACGTGAACGTGGAAATGAATGCGGCTCCAGGAGTTGACCTGACTCAAATGCTGGACAACATGAGAAGCCAATACGAACAGCTTGCAGAAAAGAATCGCAAGGATGTAGAAGCCTGGTTCAATGAGAAGGTAAGTAACTGCCCTTCTCGGCAAAGCTCCTGGAGATCTTGTGATCATGCCTGGATGTTCTCATCTTTTCCCGTTTTTAATCTTTTAGAGCAAGGAACTCACCACAGAAATTGACAGCAACATTGAACAAATGTCCAGCCATAAGAGTGAAATTACTGAATTGAGGCGCACTGTGCAGGGTCTCGAGATCGAGCTGCAGTCCCAACTGGCCCTGGTATGCTAAATCTTGTAAAATGGCTTTCATTTTATCCTGCAATGTTTCATGCTAAaaatgggggggtgggggagtaaaAAGTGGAACCGAAATCACAGCTTTGCAGGGTCGGGGAAAACTGTTAGCATCGTGCTCAAACTGCAGGGCTGCCTTTAAGCCACTTCTCTTCTGTGGCGACGTCTTGCTGAAGAATTTCCATGTTTCACTGCACTTACTAAAACCTTCTTCTCAGAAACAATCGCTGGAAGCCTCCCTGGCAGAAACAGAAGGTCGCTACTGCGTGCAGCTCTCCCAGATCCAAGGCCAGATCTCCGCCCTGGAGGAACAGCTGCAGCAGATTCGGGCTGAAACCGAGTGCCAGAACTCCGAGTACCAACAACTCCTAGACATTAAGACCAGACTGGAGAACGAGATCCAAACCTACCGCAGCCTGCTCGAAGGAGAGGGAAGGTATAACGGAAACCTGCGAAGTCTCTCGATTGCTCTCGTTCAGGGTTCTCCATAGCCAAGCCTGCCCAAACCCAAGGAAACGCCAGCGGGCGGGGCAAAGGAGGCGGGAAGGGGACAGGGATGTCTTCAGGAATCAGGGCTGTGTATGAACATCTGTGGATGGACAAGTGTTTGAGTATTAACAGACAAGCTTGACTGGCTGGTATTTTCTCAAAACTTGAGTCTGGAGCGCAACCTGACGCTTCCATGCTAAAAGCGACCGCATCTgaccctcacccccccccctctAGTTCCGGAGGCGGATCCTACGGCGGCGGGCGCGGCGGCGGCAGCCACGGCGGAAGTTACGGCGGCGGCAGCTCCGGTGGCGGCGGCAGCCACGGCGGAAGTTACGGCGGCGGAAGTTCCAGCGGCGGCGGCAGCCACGGAGGCAGTTCCGGTGGCGGCTACGGCGGCGGAAGTTCCAGCGGCGGTGGTCACGGCGGCAGTTCCGGCGGTGGCTACGGCGGCGGAAGTTCCAGCGGCGGCCAGAGCGGAAGCGGAGGATTCAAGTCTTCTTCTTCCGGGTCCGGTGGCGACCAATCGTCTAAAGGACCAAGGTCAGCAGAAACTAGCTGGGGTAATCTGAATTAGTTCTAACTTTCTCCAATGGTTTTGTTGCTCTTTCAACTCAAGAGCtgattttaaaacaatgaaaatctccatttagattttcatttgtgtttttaatagaCGACGtcaattttgggaaaaaaaaaaagctttctgcaGCGTGGAATTTCTTTTTAGAACAACTCGGAAAAGATGTGCATTATCTTCTGTAATCTAAGCTTGTTAGCTTGTTAGGATCTCTACAAATCGTTTCCcctaaattctaattttttttctattcacaGATACTAACAAAACCAGAGTGATCAAGACGATTATTGAGGAGGTGACACCTGATGGTAGAGTCCTTTCGTCTATGATTGAATCAGAAACCAAGAAACACTTCTATTAAGCTGCATAAAGAAGAGTCTCTTTGCACAGGCCACTGCACAGATGTGTGGGAAAATGTCCAAGAAAACACTTCTGTCTTAATGGTCTATGGAAATAGGTTTGCTCCTTGAAAGGGTTTAAAAGGTGTTTTGtggtttctgtgtttcttcttttcatttatcAGAAAGTGTCCttttatggagaaaaaaaagaagacaacttTCTCATTTACTAATGAATTTCTCATTTACTAATGAATTTCAATAAACTTTCTTACTGATGCAAATGATCTAAATTTgtcagaatttttatttaattgtgtggGTGTGCTCAGACAAATATGAGTAATGTGGGTGAAAAGTTCATCTTTCCCCCAAAGGTATACCTTCTAAAGATACACAATCAAAATTGCTATACAGCCAATGAAGTTATTTTGTGTGCCAGGTGATGCCAGTGTGTCCAAACAGACATCTCTAAGTCTCCTGCTCTCCCCAATTCTTTTGTAAACGACACAAAAGACCTTGTCCTTGCAGTGTACAACTAATTAGACCACAaccatgctggctagttttgtgtcaacttgacacaagctagagtcatctgagaggagggaaatgTCAACTGAAAAACTGCCACCCTAAAGTTTAGATTATAGGCAGACctgtacacattttttaaattaatgactgATGGAGAATGGCCCAACCCAATGTTGGGCTGGTGGGGCCACCCTGGACTAGtggccctgggttccataagaaaacaAGTTGAGCAAGAcgtgaggagcaagtcagtaagcagcactcctccatggcctctgcatcctgGTTCCTACCttgatttccttcaatgatgaacagagGAAgcctaagccaaataaaccttcttctcctcaagttgcttttggtcatggtgtttcatcatagcaatagtaaccctaagataCCAACTGTAAGATTCGGTGCAAGAGGGACCTTTGCGGCATCCCAGTCAGGTCCAAA
The Microtus pennsylvanicus isolate mMicPen1 chromosome 11, mMicPen1.hap1, whole genome shotgun sequence genome window above contains:
- the Krt10 gene encoding keratin, type I cytoskeletal 10, which produces MSVRYSSSKQYSSSRSGGGGGGGGSSLRISSSKSSHGGGFSSGGFSGGSFSRGSSGGGCFGGSSGGYGGLGGGSFGGGYGGGSFGGGYGGGSFGGGSFGGGSYGGGSFGGGNFGGGGYGGGFGGGYGGDGGGLLSGNEKVTMQNLNDRLASYMDKVRALEESNYELEGKIKEWYEKHGNSSQREPRDYSKYYQTIEDLKNQILTLTTENANVLLQIDNARLAADDFRLKYENEVALRQSVEADINGLRRVLDELTLSKADLEMQIESVTEELAYLKKNHEEEMRDLQNVTTGDVNVEMNAAPGVDLTQMLDNMRSQYEQLAEKNRKDVEAWFNEKSKELTTEIDSNIEQMSSHKSEITELRRTVQGLEIELQSQLALKQSLEASLAETEGRYCVQLSQIQGQISALEEQLQQIRAETECQNSEYQQLLDIKTRLENEIQTYRSLLEGEGSSGGGSYGGGRGGGSHGGSYGGGSSGGGGSHGGSYGGGSSSGGGSHGGSSGGGYGGGSSSGGGHGGSSGGGYGGGSSSGGQSGSGGFKSSSSGSGGDQSSKGPRSAETSWDTNKTRVIKTIIEEVTPDGRVLSSMIESETKKHFY